In the genome of Amphiura filiformis chromosome 4, Afil_fr2py, whole genome shotgun sequence, one region contains:
- the LOC140151316 gene encoding uncharacterized protein: MKMNLVVLVAGIFIIFCNSANSESVDCITLCNECVEVSDTLTHMGCTKHCEELKQRDNGKMSCSRLTAPDKGSLSLEDEISAIHARISELIERGDISGIIDEFVADDCTIVVNGLAPGFGKEDVRQQWFEWFESNPSVNRALYTISAFGENNGKVWEDGVAHSYHDNTLIGSTQYMYVYKRVNGTLLRFIEICF, encoded by the exons ATGAAGATGAATCTTGTCGTCTTAGTTGCTggtattttcatcatattttgcaACTCTGCAAACTCCGAATCGGTGGATTGTATCACTCTCTGTAATGAATGTGTTGAGGTTTCGGACACACTAACCCATATGGGCTGCACTAAGCATTGTGAGGAACTCAAGCAGAGAGATAATGGCAAAATGTCTTGTTCAAGATTAACAG CACCGGACAAAGGCAGTCTCTCCCTTGAAGACGAGATTAGTGCAATTCATGCGAGAATTTCAGAATTGATCGAACGCGGTGATATTTCAGGCATTATTGACGAGTTCGTAGCTGATGATTGCACAATTGTGGTTAATGGACTAGCACCTGGATTTGGTAAAGAAG atGTTAGGCAGCAGTGGTTCGAATGGTTCGAAAGCAATCCCAGTGTTAATCGGGCATTATATACTATAAGTGCGTTCGGTGAGAATAACGGAAAGGTTTGGGAAGATGGCGTCGCACATTCCTACCATGACAATACCCTCATTGGCTCAACACA ATACATGTATGTTTACAAGCGTGTCAATGGTACTCTGCTCCGTTTCATCGAGATatgtttttaa
- the LOC140151312 gene encoding uncharacterized protein isoform X5 — protein sequence MGCTKHCEEHKQNDNGKMSCSKLRAPNKGILSLEDEIDANHVRISEMIKNGDYSTIIEDLFVDDCINVVNGQAPRFGKEDTKQEWFEYFGSNPSINRESFTTTAFGENTGMVWEDGIANLYQDDTLIGSERYMHVYKRVNGTLLRYIEIYW from the exons ATGGGCTGCACTAAGCATTGTGAGGAACACAAGCAGAATGATAATGGCAAAATGTCGTGTTCAAAATTAAGAG CACCGAATAAAGGCATTCTCTCCCTTGAAGATGAGATTGATGCAAATCACGTCAGAATATCAGAAATGATCAAAAACGGTGATTATTCGACCATTATTGAAGACTTATTCGTTGACGATTGTATAAATGTAGTTAATGGACAAGCACCTAGATTTGGGAAGGAAG ATACAAAGCAGGAATGGTTCGAATATTTCGGAAGCAATCCCAGTATTAATCGGGAATCATTCACCACTACTGCATTCGGTGAGAATACTGGAATGGTTTGGGAAGATGGTATCGCAAATCTCTACCAGGACGATACACTCATTGGCTCAGAACG ATATATGCATGTTTACAAGCGAGTCAATGGGACTCTGCTCCGTTACATCGAGATATATTGGTAA